One genomic region from Esox lucius isolate fEsoLuc1 chromosome 24, fEsoLuc1.pri, whole genome shotgun sequence encodes:
- the ovol1a gene encoding putative transcription factor Ovo-like 1a, protein MPRAFLVKKTRYSPGKRNWSELPDHERGDIYIPVTLHPPPPLVETEASPAETALCLATSTQHQHGKYTLSQEHVHTHLRDASSVTSPRAELPSCTVLGRPQSPGHRSEGTGLEVKRRAQSSPYVRSKIKVTTGELPSEIPVPSQLSVPEITTTPIVLATPPAAPVSTVSRAGTGAQASFICQICQKVFQYQRMLNRHIKCHSDTKRHLCNFCGKGFNDTFDLKRHVRTHTGVRPYKCSLCDKAFTQRCSLESHMKKIHGVTQQYAYKERRNKLYVCEECGHTAPSQDALLKHYHTLHPNSAFLRGKGGKGGRGSRGEESMMGSPVSNSQDSDDTTGSGGH, encoded by the exons TGActctccatcctcctccccCATTGGTGGAAACTGAAGCCAGTCCGGCTGAGACTGCCCTCTGCCTCGCCACGTCCACACAACACCAACACGGCAAGTACACACTGTCGCAGGAGCACGTCCACACACACCTGCGCGATGCCAGCAGCGTGACGTCGCCCAGGGCAGAGCTGCCCTCCTGCACGGTACTGGGTCGACCCCAGAGCCCGGGTCACAGGTCGGAGGGTACCGGGCTAGAGGTCAAGAGGAGGGCACAGAGCAGCCCCTACGTCCGCTCCAAAATCAAG GTAACTACAGGCGAGCTTCCCAGTGAGATTCCGGTCCCTTCCCAGCTCTCAGTACCTGAGATCACCACGACGCCCATTGTCTTGGCAACGCCCCCAGCAGCCCCAGTCTCCACGGTTTCCAGGGCAGGGACAGGGGCCCAGGCATCGTTCATATGCCAG ATCTGCCAGAAGGTCTTCCAGTACCAGAGGATGCTGAACCGTCACATCAAGTGTCATAGCGACACGAAGAGGCACTTGTGTAACTTCTGTGGCAAAGGATTTAACGACACCTTTGACCTGAAGAGACACGTCAGAACCCACACAG GGGTGCGTCCCTATAAGTGCTCCCTCTGTGACAAGGCCTTTACCCAGCGCTGCTCCCTGGAGTCCCACATGAAGAAGATCCACGGGGTGACCCAGCAGTACGCCTACAAGGAGAGGCGCAACAAACTCTACGTCTGCGAGGAGTGCGGCCACACCGCCCCTTCCCAGGACGCACTGCTCAAACACTACCACACCCTCCACCCCAACTCCGCCTTCCTAAGGGGCAAGGGGGGGAAAGGCGGGAGAGGGTCGAGGGGGGAGGAGTCGATGATGGGCTCGCCTGTTTCCAACAGCCAGGATAGCGATGACACTACGGGGTCAGGTGGGCACTAG